One Phoenix dactylifera cultivar Barhee BC4 chromosome 14, palm_55x_up_171113_PBpolish2nd_filt_p, whole genome shotgun sequence DNA window includes the following coding sequences:
- the LOC103701392 gene encoding mitogen-activated protein kinase kinase kinase 17-like: protein MAVKSAPVSNSSILKHEKEILDLLQDCPEIIGCLGDDIKPDDDGEATYSLFLELATFGSLFDVLRSSHGPFSESEVRHCTKSILRALAHIHAKGYVHCDIKPHNILVSGSGEVKIADFGLAKRAKERSRGFFIRGTPLYVAPEGVARNEYEPPSDIWSLGCTLIELVTGKPARSFPADLELPAVLFRIGRSDVLPEIPESLSDEGKDFLKRCLVKDPKNRWTAEMLLDHPFALGYGEEEDGHGAIPCGAQKRVFDCAAGLGSEVLHVAPGQQPLVN from the coding sequence ATGGCAGTCAAGTCCGCACCAGTCTCCAATTCCTCCATCTTGAAGCACGAGAAAGAGATCCTCGATCTCTTACAAGATTGCCCCGAGATCATCGGCTGCCTCGGCGACGATATCAAGCCCGACGACGATGGCGAGGCCACCTACAGTCTCTTTCTTGAGCTCGCAACCTTCGGCAGCCTCTTCGACGTCCTCCGATCTTCCCACGGCCCTTTCTCCGAGTCCGAAGTCCGGCACTGCACCAAGTCCATCCTTAGAGCCCTCGCCCATATCCATGCAAAGGGTTACGTGCATTGCGACATCAAGCCGCACAACATCCTCGTGTCCGGCTCCGGCGAGGTCAAGATCGCCGACTTTGGGCTTGCCAAGAGAGCTAAAGAGAGGTCCCGAGGGTTCTTTATTCGAGGCACACCACTGTACGTGGCTCCGGAGGGTGTGGCTCGGAACGAGTACGAGCCGCCGTCGGATATATGGTCTCTCGGGTGTACGTTGATCGAGTTGGTCACCGGCAAGCCAGCAAGAAGTTTCCCGGCCGACCTCGAGCTGCCGGCGGTGTTGTTTCGGATCGGTCGCAGCGACGTCTTGCCGGAGATTCCGGAGAGCCTTTCGGATGAGGGGAAGGATTTCTTGAAGAGGTGCTTAGTGAAGGACCCAAAGAACAGGTGGACGGCCGAGATGCTACTGGATCATCCCTTCGCATTAGGTtatggggaagaagaagatggacaTGGTGCAATACCATGCGGAGCCCAAAAAAGGGTGTTTGATTGTGCTGCAGGGTTAGGAAGCGAAGTTTTGCATGTCGCTCCTGGGCAGCAACCCCTTGTAAATTGA